Proteins from one Triplophysa dalaica isolate WHDGS20190420 chromosome 6, ASM1584641v1, whole genome shotgun sequence genomic window:
- the vstm2l gene encoding V-set and transmembrane domain-containing protein 2-like protein codes for MLWILHYVGLCAQIIRANMEVDNRVSGNALFTEVPHDIMSRAGEDVELKCSFRGASSSSVSLEIQWWYARHAQDWPENPGWTTNQVLPQEDTLIRETKISVVKVVGSNISHKLRLSSIKSSDEGTYKCRVIDFSESQAQQHSVQAYVQVQPADLLQQVHTQLQNKGPVLLMDQTQYWSNRQLKDGEHKNKSNKYKPGDEDHRMIHHKIAAQMRQEMDHQFRKVGLQHHQKVNKTRAGNKQQSESRELM; via the exons ATGCTCTGGATTTTACACTACGTCGGACTTTGTGCCCAAATTATCAGAGCAAATATGGAAGTGGATAATCGAGTCTCTGGAAACG ctctgTTTACTGAGGTTCCTCATGACATCATGTCGCGGGCTGGAGAGGATGTGGAGTTAAAGTGTTCCTTCAGAGGGGCGAGTTCCTCCTCCGTGTCTCTAGAGATACAGTGGTGGTACGCTCGACACGCTCAAGACTGGCCAGAGAATCCTGGATGGACAACCAAT CAGGTCCTTCCACAAGAAGATACATTAATCAGGGAAACGAAAATAAGT GTGGTCAAAGTGGTCGGCAGCAACATTTCTCACAAGCTCCGCCTCTCCAGCATCAAATCCTCAGACGAGGGCACATACAAGTGCAGAGTCATCGATTTCAGTGAAAGTCAAGCTCAGCAACACAGTGTTCAAGCGTATGTTCAGGTACAGCCAGCTGATCTGCTccaacaggtacacacacagcTGCAGAATAAAGGACCAGTCCTTCTCATGGATCAGACGCAATACTGGAGCAACCGTCAGCTAAAAGATGgagaacataaaaacaagtcaaacaaatacaaaccagGGGATGAAGACCATCGGATGATTCACCATAAGATAGCAGCTCAGATGAGGCAGGAAATGGACCATCAGTTTCGAAAAGTGGGTCTTCAACACCATCAAAAGGTGAACAAAACAAGAGCTGGAAATAAACAACAATCAGAGAGCAGAgaattaatgtaa
- the tgm2b gene encoding protein-glutamine gamma-glutamyltransferase 2, whose protein sequence is MALDIGTWDLACKFNNTDHHTELNGTDRLIVRRGQPFTINLYLNSGSYQPGVSQLHIKAETGPQPVEQYGTRAVFNLSDEIDNTCWSAAVTSPPGDTVCLSVCAAPDAPIGRYILTLDARFQLDFILLFNPWCTGDVVYMDSKEKLAEYVLAQDGIIFRGNVDYPTPLAWDFGQFEEGILDACLRILDMNPKHKRNPGKDCSGRRNVIYVTRVLSAMINSNDRDSGVLEGCWNDTFDGGVSPMSWRGSVDILKTWDSAACAAVRYGQCWVFAAVACTVSRALGIPCRVVTNYLSAHDTNSNLLIEHYVNEKGEPDGTSRDMIWNYHCWVESWMTRPKLPKGFDGWQASDPTPQEKSEGVYCCGPVPVRAIKEGELTMKYDAPFVFAEVNADLVYFLKYKDGSTSKIVNDRKVGQKISTKSVGRDEREDITHLYKYPDGSAEERAVFEKANHQNKLLQQQQPNPGLHITIKLSADIRKGCDFDVFAIVTNKTQEEKKCRLVFASRVLSYNGVTGSECGFKDLLNVELAPGAERKVPLRLNYSKYCNNLTEDNLIRLGALLIDYSTREPVMAMRDIVLDNPDIKIRILGEPKENRKLAAELTIQNPLPDPLQGCCFTIEGANLTGGRSVTERLDCSIEPGTEAKVKIYFTPTQSGLRKLLVDFDSDKLGHVRGYKNVIIGK, encoded by the exons ATGG CTCTCGATATTGGTACCTGGGATCTTGCATGCAAGTTTAACAACACAGACCACCACACAGAGTTAAACGGCACGGATCGACTGATCGTGAGAAGAGGGCAGCCCTTTACCATCAACCTGTACCTCAACTCGGGATCTTACCAGCCTGGAGTCAGTCAGCTTCACATTAAGGCAGAGACAG GCCCACAGCCCGTAGAGCAGTACGGCACCAGGGCCGTCTTCAACCTAAGCGATGAGATCGACAACACATGTTGGAGTGCAGCGGTCACCAGTCCGCCTGGAGACACCGTTTGCCTTTCTGTGTGTGCGGCCCCTGACGCGCCCATCGGCCGCTACATCCTCACTCTAGATGCTCGCTTTCAATTAGATTTCATTCTGTTGTTCAACCCCTGGTGTACCG GAGATGTAGTGTATATGGACAGCAAGGAAAAACTGGCGGAGTATGTTTTGGCTCAGGATGGTATCATCTTCAGGGGCAATGTAGATTATCCCACACCGCTGGCCTGGGACTTTGGACAG TTTGAGGAAGGCATACTGGACGCTTGTTTGAGAATCTTGGACATGAATCCTAAACACAAGAGAAACCCTGGGAAGGACTGTTCTGGACGCAGAAACGTCATTTACGTCACACGAGTGCTCAGTGCTATG ATAAACAGCAATGACAGAGACAGTGGTGTCCTGGAGGGATGCTGGAACGACACGTTTGATGGTGGGGTGAGTCCCATGTCGTGGAGGGGTAGTGTTGACATTCTGAAGACATGGGACAGCGCGGCCTGCGCGGCTGTGCGCTATGGTCAGTGTTGGGTGTTTGCAGCTGTTGCCTGCACAG TGTCTCGTGCTCTGGGGATTCCATGCAGAGTCGTAACAAACTACCTTTCTGCCCACGATACCAACAGCAATCTCCTGATCGAGCATTATGTCAATGAGAAAGGTGAACCGGATGGCACAAGCAGAGATATGATATG GAACTACCACTGCTGGGTGGAGAGCTGGATGACCCGACCTAAACTTCCTAAGGGCTTTGACGGCTGGCAAGCGAGTGACCCGACGCCACAGGAGAAGAGTGAAG GGGTGTACTGTTGCGGACCGGTTCCCGTGCGGGCGATAAAGGAGGGTGAACTCACCATGAAGTACGACGCTCCATTTGTGTTCGCCGAGGTGAACGCAGATTTAGTGTACTTCCTGAAGTATAAAGATGGCAGCACAAGCAAAATCGTGAATGACCGAAAGGTTGGCCAGAAGATTAGCACCAAGAGCGTGGGCCGGGACGAGAGAGAGGACATCACACACCTGTACAAATATCCAGATG GTTCTGCGGAGGAGAGAGCGGTCTTTGAGAAAGCCAACCACCAGAACAAGTTactgcagcagcagcagccAAACCCCGGGCTGCACATCACCATCAAGCTGTCTGCGGACATCAGGAAAGGCTGCGACTTTGACGTGTTCGCCATAGTGACAAATAAAACGCAGGAGGAAAAGAAGTGTCGTCTGGTGTTTGCGTCGCGGGTCCTGTCTTATAATGGAGTCACTGGGAGTGAGTGCGGCTTCAAAGATCTGCTCAATGTCGAACTCGCACCTGGAGCAG AGAGGAAGGTCCCACTCAGGTTGAACTACAGCAAATATTGTAACAATCTAACAGAGGACAACCTGATTCGTTTGGGTGCTCTACTGATAGATTACAGCACCAGGGAACCAGTCATGGCCATGCGTGACATTGTGCTGGACAACCCTGATATCAAAATCAGG ATTCTTGGAGAACCCAAAGAGAACCGTAAGCTGGCAGCAGAACTCACCATACAGAACCCGCTGCCAGATCCCTTACAAGGCTGTTGTTTCACAATAGAGGGAGCCAATCTCACAGGCGGTCGTAGTGTTACTGAGAG ACTGGATTGCAGCATTGAGCCCGGGACGGAGGCCAAAGTTAAAATCTACTTTACTCCCACGCAGAGCGGCCTGCGCAAACTTCTGGTGGATTTTGACAGTGACAAGCTGGGTCACGTTAGAGGATACAAGAATGTCATCATCGGAAAATAA